Proteins encoded in a region of the Gammaproteobacteria bacterium genome:
- a CDS encoding universal stress protein has product MLPEYRKILCATDLGHTAPQVLRHALSIANRYGGDVVVLHVVEPLGPSAQHMFELYAGTEVARQAGERWQKVQDEVRALVRKFLEREGRPGADGRNLVAEVRVLRGRPFEVIVQEAARLTADLIVMGAHSHTTVGEILLGSTAHRVAQNAAAPVMLVRLSEPDGPAP; this is encoded by the coding sequence ATGCTGCCCGAATACAGGAAGATCCTCTGCGCCACGGACCTGGGTCACACCGCCCCCCAGGTCCTGCGCCACGCCCTGAGCATCGCCAACCGCTACGGCGGGGACGTCGTGGTCCTGCACGTCGTGGAGCCACTCGGGCCCTCGGCGCAGCACATGTTCGAGCTCTACGCCGGGACGGAGGTGGCGCGGCAGGCCGGGGAACGTTGGCAGAAGGTGCAGGACGAGGTGCGGGCGCTGGTGCGGAAATTCCTCGAGCGAGAAGGGCGCCCGGGGGCGGACGGGCGAAACCTGGTGGCGGAGGTCCGGGTCCTGCGGGGAAGGCCGTTCGAGGTCATCGTCCAGGAGGCGGCGCGCCTCACGGCCGACCTGATCGTCATGGGTGCGCACAGTCACACGACGGTGGGCGAGATCCTCCTCGGATCGACGGCCCACCGCGTCGCCCAGAACGCCGCCGCGCCGGTCATGCTCGTGCGTCTATCGGAGCCCGACGGGCCAGCCCCCTGA